DNA sequence from the Myxosarcina sp. GI1 genome:
AGGAAGTGCATCGTAAAGAAATGGTGGATTTTGGACGGGAATTAGACGGCAGCGAACCCGTTCACTGTTTGGAAAGTTGGCAGGGAACGGATTTTCATCCCCAACTGTATCCCCGCGATGGAGAATATACGATCGCCAAAAGACGCTACAGTTGCTTTTTCGGTACGGATTTAGAAATTTTACTCCGAGGCCTAAAAATAGACACTTTGGTAGTCATGGGTACAATGACTAACGTTTGTGTCCATTACACTGTTGCTGAGGCTCATCAAAGAGATTATTACTTTTACGTAATTAAAGACTGCTGTGCGGGTTCGGATTGGGAGGCTCACGAAGCGGCACTAAAAGCGATGCAATATTTACAGCGTAATTCTCTAATTACCAGCGAAATGTTTATGAAGACTGCGATCGCGCCAGTGCAATCAGTTTGAGATAAATAACTGTTTTTATTAGCTAAACCAATGAAATCTGGATCTAACGATGTTATTACCAAATCAGTCTCACTTCAACAATCGGGTTCTCTCCAGCCCAAATTAGAAGTACGTAATCTCTCTAAAACTTTTCATAGTAACGGTATCAATCGACAAAC
Encoded proteins:
- a CDS encoding cysteine hydrolase family protein translates to MNFKLDRNGTALLIIDFQADVFDGGALQLVGTEAVLPQAKRVLAAAREIGLPVIHTQEVHRKEMVDFGRELDGSEPVHCLESWQGTDFHPQLYPRDGEYTIAKRRYSCFFGTDLEILLRGLKIDTLVVMGTMTNVCVHYTVAEAHQRDYYFYVIKDCCAGSDWEAHEAALKAMQYLQRNSLITSEMFMKTAIAPVQSV